The segment CCCGTCGTTCCGGGTCCGCGACGGCGAGGCGCTCCTGGAGAAGCCGAACGATGCGCCGGCCGGCCGCCCCGTCGCCGTACGGGTGAGGACTCGACTCAGGTTCCCAATCCTCGTGAAGGCTCTCGTGAATCGATCGAGCGTTCGGGCCGACCAGCCGATTCCAGCCGCAGTCGACGGTTTCGGTCCACTCGGTTTCCTCCCGGAGCGTGAGACAGCGCGTGCTGAGGAAGAACGCTTCCTTCTGGACGCCCCCCGAATCCGTCGCGACTCGCTCTGTCGCATCGAGCAGCCGAACGAAATCGAGGTAGCCCTGGGGATCGATGACCCGGAGGTCGCGGGTCGCCCGATCCCAGAGGTCGAACTCCCGCAGTCGGGACGCTGTGCGCGGATGTGCCGGAAAGACCACGGGGAGCGACGCGTCGGAAAGCCCGTCGATGATGGCGGCAAGGTTTTCTGGATCATCGGTGTTGCTCGCCCGGTGGACCGTCGCGAGCACGAACGACTCTTCGGCGACGTCGAGTTCCTCGAGGATCGTCGAGCGCCGTCTCGAGCGCTCCCTGGCGTCGAGGATCGCGTCGTACATCACGTCGCCGGTCCAGTGGACGCCGTCGGTGATTCCCTCCTCCGCGAGGTTGGTGACCGCTGTCCGACTCGGTGCGAAACACAGCGATGAGGCGTGATCCGTCAGCACGCGATTTACCTCCTCGGGCATCTCCCAGTTGTCGCTTCGCAGCCCCGCCTCGACGTGAGCGACGGTCAGGTCGCGCTTCGAGCCGACGATCGCGCCCGCCAGCGTCGAGTTCGTATCGCCGTAGAGCAAGATCGCGTCGGGTTCTGTCTCCTCGAGGATGGGTTCGAGCGCCGCGATCATCGCCGCGGTCTGGCGGCCGTGCGTATCGGACTGGACGCCGAGATTGTACTCCGGCTCCGGAATGTCGAGTTCGTCGAAGAAGACGCCGGAAAGCTCCTCGTCGTAGTGCTGGCCGGTGTGAACGAGTACCTCCTCGCCCACCTCCCGGAGCTTTCGCGAGATGACCGCCGCCTTGACGAACTGCGGACGAGCGCCGACGATCGAACACACCCGCATCAGCACACCTCCGATCGGTCGAGTCCGTCGCCTGGCGATTCGACATCGTGTCCGACGGTATCCGTCTCGAGCGGATCACCGGTCGCTTCGACGGGCTGGAGGGCTGTTCGGAGCTGGCAGAAAGATCGTCCCACCTGGATCACCTCGGAAATCATGGCAGTCTCCCCTTCTAGAACGGATTATTTCGTTATCGAGGCGTTACCTCGGAGAAGTCAGTGGCTGTACCTCGAGGCGAACGGACGCGACGTCGACGCCTCGAGGTACCCACTGCCAAACGGATCGGATGGGACGGGTTACCGTCCGAACTCGAGGGGTATCGTCACAGCTGCGCCGATCCACACCGACCGCGTCGCCATCGTCTGAGCGGGGATGGTGCGACGCGAAGTGGCGACTACCGTATCGGAACCCCGAAGAACGCGCCCGAGGTGCGGTCGTGCCCTTTACTTCGAAAATCAAAGTAATGGGCGAAAACGGATTTCCCGGCGTCTAAGCGGCGCTGTACTGTTCAATTTCACAGCGCGACTCGTCCGGATCGCGGTCCCAGCACGGAACTTATCAGAGTCGAGGTCCTCCCCCACGTATATGAGCGAACGGTCCGGATCTTCTGAAGCGGCGTTCTGGGGAGATGCGGACGACACCGAGGCCCTCGGGCACTACCGTTCCCTGATCGACTCGATCGACGCCGGAATCTACCGACTCGACGCAGACGGCCGCCTC is part of the Natrarchaeobius halalkaliphilus genome and harbors:
- the wecB gene encoding non-hydrolyzing UDP-N-acetylglucosamine 2-epimerase, with translation MRVCSIVGARPQFVKAAVISRKLREVGEEVLVHTGQHYDEELSGVFFDELDIPEPEYNLGVQSDTHGRQTAAMIAALEPILEETEPDAILLYGDTNSTLAGAIVGSKRDLTVAHVEAGLRSDNWEMPEEVNRVLTDHASSLCFAPSRTAVTNLAEEGITDGVHWTGDVMYDAILDARERSRRRSTILEELDVAEESFVLATVHRASNTDDPENLAAIIDGLSDASLPVVFPAHPRTASRLREFDLWDRATRDLRVIDPQGYLDFVRLLDATERVATDSGGVQKEAFFLSTRCLTLREETEWTETVDCGWNRLVGPNARSIHESLHEDWEPESSPHPYGDGAAGRRIVRLLQERLAVADPERRVEAPALD